Proteins from a genomic interval of Lolium perenne isolate Kyuss_39 chromosome 1, Kyuss_2.0, whole genome shotgun sequence:
- the LOC127348234 gene encoding xyloglucan galactosyltransferase KATAMARI1 homolog, producing MLSRAPSVPTMRRHHAADLPPSVGGDILKATNDKLGKFDKGGGRCSRLCSLLILAATVSMLARHCYDFGVAGSSATGTVARVEHGLSSSRHRTRKINPIARGKSPFSDPFISPPRDAGHTNSGKALPDPLPASVPVDTGSSVTGPDGGGEQHGEHAFARALAAANDRGDLCGDRYIYVQELPPRFNTDLLRDCGTLSPWADKCKHTANGGFGPQLSGSQGGVLQETGWYDSDEHMLDVIFHDRIKRYECLTNDSSLAAAIFVPFYAGLDVARHLWGHNASSLDALALDMVRLVTARPEWRAMGGRDHFFVAGRTTWDFRRLGNGSTGWGSSLLRLPAVRNMTALVLEASPWNLNDAAIPYPTSFHPATDEGIFFWQDRVRGLKRQWLFSFAGAARPEDARSIASHLVEQCVASAACSLMECRKGPSNRCNSPAGVMKLFQSSTFCLQPQGDTYTRRSVFEALLAGCIPVFFHPGTAFVQYTWHLPKNQAEYSVYISEEDVRRNVSVEERLRRIRPEDVERMRGAVVGLIPAMIYSDTSSKLESTVNDAFDVAVEAVTRKVTKIRKRIVEGLPEDEKLEMYSWKYPLLGEGQKVQDSHEWDPLFASN from the coding sequence ATGCTGTCGCGCGCCCCGAGCGTCCCCACCATGAGGCGACACCACGCGGCCGACCTGCCGCCGTCGGTGGGCGGCGACATACTGAAGGCGACTAATGACAAGTTAGGGAAGTTCGACAAGGGCGGTGGCCGCTGCTCCCGCCTCTGCTCCCTCCTCATCCTCGCCGCCACCGTCTCGATGCTAGCGCGCCACTGCTACGACTTCGGCGTCGCAGGCAGTAGCGCTACCGGCACCGTCGCGCGCGTCGAGCACGGCCTTTCGTCCTCGCGGCACCGCACCCGCAAGATAAACCCGATCGCCCGCGGCAAATCGCCGTTCTCCGATCCTTTCATCTCGCCGCCGCGTGACGCCGGCCACACGAACAGTGGCAAGGCATTGCCCGATCCTTTGCCCGCGTCGGTGCCGGTCGATACTGGCTCGTCCGTCACCGGGCCTGACGGTGGAGGCGAGCAGCACGGAGAGCACGCCTTCGCCCGCGCGCTCGCGGCGGCAAACGACAGAGGAGACCTGTGCGGCGACCGGTACATCTACGTGCAGGAGCTGCCTCCCCGCTTCAACACCGACTTGCTCCGGGACTGCGGGACGCTCTCCCCGTGGGCGGACAAGTGCAAGCACACGGCCAACGGCGGCTTCGGCCCGCAGCTCAGTGGCAGCCAGGGCGGTGTGCTCCAGGAAACCGGATGGTACGACTCCGACGAGCACATGCTCGACGTCATCTTCCACGACCGGATCAAGCGGTACGAGTGCCTCACCAACGACTCCTCCCTCGCGGCCGCCATCTTCGTCCCGTTCTACGCCGGCCTCGACGTGGCACGACACCTCTGGGGGCACAACGCCTCGTCGCTGGACGCGTTGGCGCTCGACATGGTGCGCCTGGTGACCGCGCGCCCCGAATGGCGCGCCATGGGCGGCCGCGACCACTTCTTCGTCGCCGGCCGCACCACGTGGGACTTCCGGCGGCTGGGCAACGGCTCCACCGGGTGGGGGAGCAGCCTCCTCCGTCTGCCGGCCGTCCGGAACATGACGGCACTAGTCCTGGAGGCCAGCCCGTGGAACCTGAACGACGCCGCCATCCCGTACCCGACATCCTTCCACCCGGCGACCGACGAGGGCATCTTCTTCTGGCAGGACCGGGTGCGCGGTCTGAAACGCCAGTGGCTCTTCTCCTTCGCAGGCGCGGCGCGCCCCGAGGACGCCAGGTCCATTGCAAGCCACCTCGTGGAGCAGTGCGTGGCGTCCGCTGCGTGCTCGTTGATGGAGTGCAGGAAGGGGCCGAGCAACAGGTGCAACTCCCCGGCGGGAGTCATGAAGCTCTTCCAGAGCTCGACGTTCTGCCTACAGCCGCAAGGCGACACGTACACACGCAGATCGGTGTTCGAGGCCCTGCTCGCCGGCTGCATCCCGGTCTTCTTCCACCCCGGCACAGCGTTCGTGCAGTACACCTGGCACCTGCCCAAGAACCAAGCCGAGTACTCTGTCTACATTTCGGAGGAAGACGTCCGCCGCAACGTGAGCGTGGAGGAGAGGCTGCGGAGGATACGGCCGGAAGACGTCGAGAGAATGAGGGGAGCAGTCGTGGGCCTCATCCCGGCGATGATCTACAGCGACACGTCGTCCAAGCTTGAGTCGACTGTGAATGACGCGTTCGACGTGGCCGTGGAAGCCGTCACTAGGAAGGTGACGAAGATCAGGAAACGCATCGTGGAGGGCCTACCGGAGGATGAGAAGTTAGAGATGTATAGTTGGAAGTATCCATTGTTGGGAGAAGGGCAGAAggttcaagactcccatgaatggGACCCATTGTTTGCCTCCAATTAG